CGGGCGTTTAGGATCCAAGGAGTTAAGCACATCCCTCAGAACTTCCAAGACACTAGCAGCTTTCTGAATTATACTGAAAAGATGAAAATATGTCGTTTTAGAAACATGTCTAGTCTGTGTACAAGTTTAGGTCGATAACCCGTATTTATTTTGTCAACATTGGGAGTCCATGAGAGGTTCACACTTTCATGAGATAAAAGAATATAAACGCAATACGGCACCTCGAGTCAGGCATGGCCTGCGAATTTGTTTGTTTTCCACCGTCATTTCCTCGGCTAGGCAAAGAATCTTGAGGAGCTTCGGCTGTTGGAGTCTGTAATTCTTGTATGGCAACACGAGGGCGTTGAGGAAATTGCACAAGAGCAGACTtcaaagagggggaaaaaaaatgctatTACTTGCAGCTTAAATTATACAAAGAATGCTCTATAAAGAAAAAGGACCGTTATAGTTTATGTACAACTGAATAAGCTCGACAAATAAAAGCGAACAAACAATACGGCTAATTGATACATCTTGCTTAGTTCTTATAGGCCAATCTTGGCTAGACAAAATTGTTTATGTATAACTGAATGAGCTCTCCGGATATGAATGACACATAATACTGGAATAATCAATATCGCCCTGATTATATTCCTCGCTCCATGTCGTCCGTTGGTTATGATGATAGTGCAAACGAGTTTAAGTTATTAAACAAACATGATAGACGTGGAAATATGGGAAAACAAAACAGAAAAGGAGTAAAGAAATCAAGAATCGCACAACGGAAGTAGCATTGAGATTGAATCAAAAGATTATACTGGCTATGCAGAACAAAGAAGCAACAAAGTATAAATTAAACATGGAACTTTATGTCAGGACCTACCACCAAGTCGTAGTAAGCAGCATAGTATTGAGGGAATTTCCCTTTAGCTCCACCTAGGGCCGTTTGAGTGGCATCGAGAAGAAGAAATATTCTTTCGCGTACTGGGTTATCCGTCTGTTACGcaccaaaagaaagaaaaagaaaaaatatcaaACCATTACAGCAAAATATAATGCATACGTAATAGCCTGGATTAAACTTCCGTTGAAAGAGGCCGAGAAAAAGAAGCATTCAACCTTTTTCTTCACTATCTTCACAAGAATGGGAAGAAGCCCTCTATCAATCACCAGTCTGTGGGTGTTCTCTCCGCAGTTATTCATAAGCATTTCTAACAACTGCAACATCGAATCGAAAGACAAAATACGATTGTTCATTATCGTTAGAGTactcaaagaaagaaaagagagttgGCCAATTAACAAGACCATGTTGAATacatttaaaaagaaattaaaatgtttttttCATGATTCAAGAGGATACTACTGCACACAAAGAATAAATGGGCTATTGGTCTTGTAACATCAGCAAAACAGCATGTGCAGTTTAGAGTAATAGTTTTGGAAAAATAAAACGAAAGGCGAAACCAGAAACGAAAGTACTTGAGGAAAGAATACAAATTTGAAACTCACCATTACAGCAAAAAGTTGTACATTTGGGTTCTTGCTCCCTAGTCGTTTCTTAATGGACTTGATGACATCTTTGGCTTGCCTGATGATCCAAAGAGGAAGAACTCAATTTGTTCACATTGAAAGATAAATAAATGATCGAGACAATGTTGAATCAATGTTAAAGCTTATTTGGTCCTACGGGAGCTTCTGCAAAAGTGTTGTTTAAAAAGAGCTGTTAGAAGAAGTGCTAACAACTGTTTTGCTAAAATCCTCTCAGCTGCTTCTCCACacaaacaaaagcaaaagcttcaaaatGAAGCCTATTCTTATAGGTGGACCCAAAAACTCACTTCAACTTCCCACAATAGCAAAATGCCGAGCGTGTTTGGCCCAAATTTTGCTTCTGCTTTCAGCTGCCACTGTCCCTAATAGAGTGTTTTTGGCAAACAGAAATACAAACAAAAATGTGATCTTTACGCCCAAAAGCCGAAGATCCAACAAGGAGCTTAAGATTCTGCTGCAGAGAGAAACTGTTACCACTACTCAAAcagcatttcatcaaacaacaATTTTCCCTACAACAGGGCCAGATAGGCCTAATAGTTTGCCAAACAATGGGATGCTGTTTGTCGGATTAGAGAAGCTGTTCAAGAAGCCACATAAACAGGGACCTAAGATTACATACCCCGGATCGCGCGCAACAAGTTCACATATTTCAATGTTCTTTGCCCAATCGGTCTCCTTTAGCTTATCGCTTGTCGCCGTTTTCACCATTTCGGCCGCCATTTCCCCCACTAATGCGAAACTTATCCTGAAAGCAGAAAGCAAAATTCCAAGACTAGCAAGGTCTAAACAGAAACCCAATCCTCAAGCCAAAATGCACTGCTTCCTGCAAAAGCCACAAAGCACATATATATAACTGAGAGCATACAACAACATTAACAACTCTACCAAAAACAGTTTCAAAATCGCTTCACAGAGATTGAGATCCATCACCATGCCACAAAACAACCACAAAACTGCACAAAGTTTTCTCTCGACAtacagaaaatataaaaaaagaaaaagaaaaaggaaaattggATCTTTCTAATCACAACCCACTCGACCAACAACAAAACTATTGTACCAACACCATCAACAACAATCTCAACTATCACCTCCCATAAACAATCCAAACAGCAACTCTAACAATATAATTACCAAAATTAGAGgccaaaatttagaaaataaccCAATCTAAACCCACCAAGATCCCACCTTTCCCTCGAAACCAGCGCCCACCCGAGATCTCCCGATCAAAACAGAAGCAAAACCTCTTGAAAGAATCAGAAGTTACCGCATTTCGACAACTAGGGTTCAGTTCGGTGCCCGCCGGAGTCCACCTCGACCACTACGTCTAGGGTTTGGACCGAGCTAttggagcggcggcggcggcggcggaggaggaagaggaggggacCTCGCCATCGCCATGGGAGTTGAGTGAGCttattgaagagagagagagagagagagagagagagtgtttgtgtagagagagagaggtgaaagGGTTAAAGGAGGGGAAAGGAAGGGGACAGCTCTAGGACAGTCGATCCCGCATGTTAAGCACCGTCGCTTGGTGGGGATAAATGTATTGCGTACACCCGGTGTATGGGTGCACCCCATGCAccaatttttttggaaaaactttaaatacgaccgcatggtttcgtactttttttttaattttagcaccatgtggtttaataaagtgtatcactttagtaactgtagttttagatttttctttttattatcccttcactaattattttttgctaaatcagtaacaaaattaaaactaaaaggtattaaagtgaatattcgataaatctagataggtgTATCTGAAgtgttttgtatataatttaacgaaatgttaacggagaagctgatgaaaagagaaacatgaaattacagagtactaaattgatatactttaaaccataggtaCTAATGTGAGAATGTGTGAaactacaaaaataatatttgaagtttattttttatttatttatttatttatttatttttgaataaactaCCGGGTTCATACGGAGGATCGAAGCCCAACCTTTGAGTCCAAGATCTACAGTTATAGGGCCtatttattttaccaaaaataaagtttatattaaaaataaagaaataattgcATATAGTTCGCTGAAAagatagtaaataataaataaatctctATAAAACTTAAGTTATCAAATTTGTCCCTTCAAAAATCCTTCCGTCtgtaaatatattcttttgttGCCAAAATCTAGATAATCATGAGTTAAAAAAACTAGTTAGTTAAGAAataaaatgactttttttttcatctgtTATATACATAATTTGTATTTCAATGTTGAGTCTCGTCGTCTTTCTCacccttttctttttatccATGGCGGTGGCAAGATCTATAGCAGCAGCGATGTTGAAGGCAAGGCCCTCGATTGAGGCAAAAATAAGGTACGCCGCACGTGCCACGACGAAGGctaggaaagagagaaaaaaattagttttttaaatggACAAATTTATAAGtgcaaaatagttattttgtgtatcaatcattaaaaaaaataaaggtgaATCAAACGGCATGATATATATGAATGAATTAgaatttttggagggatatatttgtaaatcGGAGagtttttaaaaagataaatttgataacttaagttttgtaggaatatatttactatttgataCTTTTGCAaggatctgtataaaattaaccctaaaataaaTTTGAGGTGAACTAGTGCTcaattaaaaaagtattttttttggcCGTTTATTTGTATAACTATGCAACTGAAGTTCTTCTAATTTTGCCGTCTATTTTAGCACGAAGTGAACTGCACAaaagctagaaatgtgaaaggtggattttcattttattacttttttc
This DNA window, taken from Ananas comosus cultivar F153 linkage group 5, ASM154086v1, whole genome shotgun sequence, encodes the following:
- the LOC109710752 gene encoding target of Myb protein 1 isoform X1 — protein: MAAEMVKTATSDKLKETDWAKNIEICELVARDPGQAKDVIKSIKKRLGSKNPNVQLFAVMLLEMLMNNCGENTHRLVIDRGLLPILVKIVKKKTDNPVRERIFLLLDATQTALGGAKGKFPQYYAAYYDLVSALVQFPQRPRVAIQELQTPTAEAPQDSLPSRGNDGGKQTNSQAMPDSSIIQKAASVLEVLRDVLNSLDPKRPEGATDEFVLDLVEQCSFQKQRVMHLVMTSRDENIVTQAIDLNEQLHEALIQHDALLSVRPTSTVASCINDEQEDEQEEEDAERLYLRLRKGKACAEDCSDDSIESYKSVPEEMMRRPLIRPLIIQPPDPENQPRGVNISPSDPETKRQTAAVSIPPPPAKHVERERFFQEKRVDGSGLSLHSRNGSSSQSGSTDFSD